One genomic segment of Rivularia sp. PCC 7116 includes these proteins:
- a CDS encoding TIGR00725 family protein, with protein sequence MRKIIIGVMGVGEKATSNDLENAYKLGKIIAQEGWVLLTGGRKAGVMDAASQGAKSAGGLTMGILPGKDDNGISEAVDIAIFTDMGNARNNINVLSSDVIIACGMGAGTASEIALALKSAKKVILLSEDEESKIFFKKLSPDNIHIVENVEAAISTVRLIVS encoded by the coding sequence ATGCGAAAAATCATTATCGGTGTAATGGGAGTTGGAGAAAAAGCAACTTCCAATGATTTAGAAAATGCCTATAAGTTAGGAAAAATAATTGCTCAAGAAGGTTGGGTATTGCTGACTGGTGGTAGAAAAGCGGGAGTTATGGATGCTGCTTCTCAAGGTGCAAAATCTGCCGGTGGTTTAACTATGGGAATTTTACCGGGTAAAGATGATAACGGAATTTCTGAAGCGGTAGATATTGCAATTTTTACAGATATGGGAAATGCAAGAAATAATATTAACGTACTTTCTTCCGATGTCATCATAGCTTGTGGAATGGGCGCGGGTACGGCTTCAGAAATTGCTTTAGCGCTGAAAAGTGCTAAGAAAGTAATTTTATTGAGTGAAGATGAAGAAAGTAAAATCTTTTTTAAAAAACTTTCTCCAGATAATATTCACATTGTTGAAAATGTAGAAGCTGCGATATCAACAGTTAGGTTAATTGTTTCTTAA
- a CDS encoding calcium-binding protein, whose amino-acid sequence MQSLPIVTFSVNRTIISEGEETPQVFTLQLNEPAPDDGLTVRLELEDPDGDLSDGGFPPQLFNNISDSDFIVENGNFIVQFTISPGATEASFGFLTGEDNRVEGDETYTLTLLDGESYSIDSASEPIVTTITEKSVINGTSNGELLFGTDISEFIVGKIGNDTIFGNGGEDNLIGNEGDDLIYGASQADTILGGEGNDTIFANGGGDLINSGTGEDTVWLGAGEATVIIETGEGFDTVNNFQLGATTFQVESKDNLSFVDSINGAKIFQGDDLLAVVSWQSANTFSDNQDSIFTVIS is encoded by the coding sequence ATGCAGTCATTACCTATCGTTACTTTCAGCGTTAATAGAACAATTATCTCCGAAGGTGAAGAAACCCCACAAGTTTTTACTTTGCAATTAAACGAACCAGCACCAGATGATGGATTAACTGTAAGATTAGAACTTGAAGATCCAGATGGTGATTTATCAGATGGAGGTTTTCCTCCACAGCTTTTCAATAATATTAGTGATTCGGATTTTATCGTAGAGAATGGTAATTTTATTGTTCAATTCACAATTTCCCCAGGAGCAACCGAAGCTAGCTTTGGTTTTTTAACTGGTGAAGATAATCGGGTTGAAGGAGACGAAACTTATACTTTAACTCTTCTGGATGGCGAAAGTTATTCCATTGATTCAGCATCAGAGCCTATAGTTACCACAATTACCGAAAAATCAGTCATCAACGGAACTTCTAATGGAGAGTTATTATTTGGTACAGATATATCGGAATTTATCGTTGGTAAGATAGGGAATGACACTATTTTTGGTAATGGTGGTGAAGATAACCTAATTGGTAATGAAGGTGATGATTTAATTTATGGTGCTTCCCAAGCCGATACAATTTTGGGTGGAGAAGGGAATGATACCATTTTTGCAAATGGAGGTGGTGATTTAATCAACTCCGGTACTGGTGAAGATACAGTTTGGTTAGGTGCTGGTGAAGCTACCGTAATTATTGAAACTGGTGAAGGTTTTGATACTGTGAATAACTTCCAATTAGGTGCTACTACTTTCCAAGTTGAAAGTAAAGATAATCTATCCTTTGTTGATAGTATTAATGGTGCGAAAATTTTCCAGGGAGATGACTTGTTAGCTGTTGTTTCTTGGCAGTCTGCAAATACTTTTAGCGATAATCAAGATAGTATTTTCACAGTAATAAGTTAA
- a CDS encoding Coq4 family protein — protein sequence MLNKLKQVKAALAYKNSQNFGDFAILKSDILGAKVAPEVGEQLQYVIGYHPLIDLDKLIAYPEGSFGREYAEHMKKNKLKALNISPELEDVARRNVFALRYVVTHDIFHVLLGFDTSYAGEIGVLAFAAAQNYSKSLKISLWFAKILYPIIAPRQIKAISENQQKGEELGKKAKFLLGYRFEEHWAKPLSKVREDLGLPNSNSSTFIHI from the coding sequence ATGTTAAATAAACTAAAACAAGTCAAAGCGGCTTTAGCTTATAAAAATTCTCAAAATTTCGGCGATTTTGCTATTTTAAAATCAGATATTTTGGGTGCTAAGGTTGCTCCAGAAGTCGGTGAACAGTTGCAGTATGTAATAGGATATCACCCGCTGATTGATTTAGATAAATTAATTGCATATCCAGAAGGTAGTTTTGGTAGAGAATATGCGGAGCATATGAAGAAAAATAAACTTAAAGCACTTAATATTAGTCCAGAATTAGAAGATGTTGCTAGACGTAATGTTTTCGCTTTACGATATGTTGTTACTCACGATATTTTTCATGTTTTACTTGGCTTTGATACTAGTTATGCAGGAGAAATTGGAGTATTAGCATTTGCTGCTGCACAAAATTATAGTAAATCGTTAAAAATCAGCTTGTGGTTTGCAAAAATTCTTTATCCAATAATTGCACCAAGACAAATTAAAGCTATTTCTGAAAATCAGCAGAAGGGAGAAGAATTAGGTAAAAAAGCAAAGTTTTTGTTAGGATATCGCTTTGAAGAACATTGGGCTAAACCTTTAAGTAAGGTTAGGGAAGATTTGGGATTACCAAATTCAAATTCCTCCACCTTTATTCACATCTAG
- the psaA gene encoding photosystem I core protein PsaA has protein sequence MTISPPEREEKKAKVVVDNDPVPTSFERWGKPGHFDRTLAKGPKTTTWIWNLHALAHDFDSHTSDLEDISRKVFAAHFGHLAVVFIWLSGMIFHGARFSNYEAWLTDPLAIKPSAQVVWPVVGQQILNGDVGGGFHGIQITSGLFQVWRGWGITNSFQLYCTAIGGLVMAGLMLFAGWFHYHKKAPKLEWFQNVESMLNHHLSVLLGCGSLGWAGHLIHVSNPTNKLLDAGVPLKDVPLPHEFILNKDLLTELYPGFASGLAPFFTLNWGQYADILTFKGGLNPVTGGLWMTDIAHHHLAIAVVFIVAGHMYRTNWGIGHDIKTILENHKGPFTGEGHKGLYENMTTSWHAQLATNLAFLGSLTIIIAHHMYAMPPYPYLATDYATQLCIFTHHMWIGGFIIVGAAAHAAIFMVRDYDPVVNQDNLLDRVIRHRDAIISHLNWVCIFLGFHSFGLYIHNDTMRALGRPQDMFSDTAIQLQPVFAQWVQNLHTLAPGGTAPNALEPVSYAFGGGVLAVGGKVAMMPIALGTADFMVHHIHAFTIHVTVLVLLKGVLFARSSRLIPDKANLGFRFPCDGPGRGGTCQVSGWDHVFLGLFWMYNSLSIVIFHFSWKMQSDVWGTVDASGNVSHLTGGNFAQSAITINGWLRDFLWAQASQVINSYGSALSAYGLMFLAGHFVWAFSLMFLFSGRGYWQELIESIVWAHNKLKVAPAIQPRALSIIQGRAVGVAHYLLGGIVVTWAFFHARILSLG, from the coding sequence ATGACAATTAGTCCTCCGGAGCGAGAGGAAAAGAAAGCAAAAGTAGTTGTTGATAATGACCCGGTTCCAACCTCGTTTGAACGATGGGGCAAACCCGGACACTTCGACAGAACTTTAGCTAAAGGTCCCAAAACCACCACTTGGATTTGGAACCTCCACGCACTCGCCCATGACTTCGATTCACATACCAGCGATTTAGAAGATATATCCCGCAAGGTATTCGCAGCCCACTTCGGACATTTGGCCGTAGTATTTATCTGGCTCAGCGGGATGATATTCCACGGTGCTCGTTTCTCCAACTACGAAGCTTGGTTAACCGACCCGTTAGCTATTAAGCCAAGCGCTCAAGTTGTTTGGCCTGTAGTTGGCCAACAAATATTAAATGGAGATGTAGGTGGTGGATTCCACGGAATTCAAATCACCTCTGGTTTATTCCAGGTATGGCGCGGTTGGGGTATAACCAACTCATTCCAGCTATACTGCACCGCCATCGGTGGCTTGGTAATGGCAGGTTTGATGCTATTTGCCGGTTGGTTCCACTACCACAAGAAGGCTCCCAAATTGGAATGGTTCCAAAATGTGGAGTCCATGCTTAACCATCACTTATCAGTGTTGTTAGGTTGTGGTTCCTTGGGCTGGGCTGGGCACTTAATTCACGTATCTAATCCAACTAATAAGTTGTTGGATGCGGGAGTTCCCCTCAAAGATGTGCCGCTGCCTCACGAGTTCATTTTGAATAAAGACTTGTTAACAGAGCTTTATCCCGGCTTCGCCAGTGGATTAGCACCTTTCTTCACTTTGAACTGGGGTCAATATGCAGATATTTTGACCTTCAAAGGCGGTTTGAACCCAGTAACTGGCGGATTATGGATGACTGACATTGCCCATCACCACTTGGCGATCGCGGTAGTGTTCATCGTTGCCGGTCACATGTACCGTACCAATTGGGGTATCGGTCACGATATTAAAACCATCTTGGAAAATCATAAAGGACCCTTTACTGGCGAAGGTCACAAAGGACTTTATGAGAACATGACCACATCTTGGCACGCTCAATTGGCAACAAACCTTGCCTTTTTGGGTTCGCTAACAATTATCATCGCGCATCATATGTACGCGATGCCTCCTTACCCATATTTGGCAACTGACTATGCAACTCAGTTGTGTATCTTCACCCACCATATGTGGATTGGCGGTTTCATAATTGTTGGTGCGGCGGCTCACGCTGCTATTTTCATGGTGCGTGATTACGACCCAGTAGTGAACCAAGACAACCTCTTGGATCGGGTAATTCGCCACAGAGACGCGATTATCTCTCACTTGAACTGGGTATGTATATTCCTCGGCTTCCACAGCTTTGGACTTTACATTCACAACGACACCATGCGTGCTTTAGGTCGCCCCCAAGATATGTTCTCGGATACAGCGATTCAATTGCAGCCAGTGTTTGCTCAGTGGGTACAAAATCTACACACTTTGGCACCTGGTGGAACTGCACCTAATGCATTAGAACCCGTTAGTTATGCTTTCGGTGGCGGTGTTTTGGCTGTAGGCGGAAAAGTAGCGATGATGCCCATTGCTTTGGGTACCGCTGACTTCATGGTTCACCACATCCACGCCTTCACAATTCACGTTACCGTCTTGGTTCTTTTGAAAGGCGTACTGTTTGCTCGCAGTTCTCGCTTAATTCCAGATAAAGCAAACTTAGGCTTCCGCTTCCCTTGCGACGGTCCCGGACGTGGTGGTACCTGTCAGGTATCCGGTTGGGATCACGTATTTCTTGGATTGTTCTGGATGTACAACTCCCTATCTATTGTAATTTTCCACTTCAGTTGGAAGATGCAGTCAGATGTTTGGGGAACCGTAGACGCATCAGGCAACGTATCGCACCTAACTGGTGGTAACTTTGCTCAAAGTGCTATCACCATCAACGGTTGGTTGCGTGACTTCTTGTGGGCGCAAGCTTCACAGGTAATTAACTCTTATGGAAGTGCGCTTTCCGCTTACGGTTTAATGTTCTTAGCCGGTCACTTTGTATGGGCATTCAGCTTAATGTTCCTATTCAGTGGCAGAGGCTACTGGCAAGAATTGATTGAGTCTATCGTCTGGGCGCATAATAAACTGAAAGTAGCACCAGCAATTCAGCCTCGTGCTTTGAGCATCATTCAAGGTCGTGCTGTAGGAGTGGCTCACTATTTACTAGGTGGCATTGTCGTCACTTGGGCATTCTTCCATGCAAGAATTCTTTCGTTAGGCTAA
- a CDS encoding gamma-glutamylcyclotransferase translates to MSLTRADLESSRLHNMISQSGLGMQLLSESQLQESIRLTLNSHKPSSDVWLFAYGSLIWNPVFKFTERRVGTVYGWHRRFCLRAPVGRGTPENPGLVLGLDCGGSCRGVVYRIAEKDVSSELSLLWRREMVIGSYIPKWVKVVDGSNEVCAITFVINRHHPDYAGKMPFESTVNIIATAEGELGSSAEYLMQTVKGLETVGIEDKQLLRLRSSVLEQQQNN, encoded by the coding sequence ATGTCACTAACCCGTGCTGATTTAGAATCGAGTCGCTTGCACAATATGATTTCGCAATCTGGCTTGGGAATGCAGTTATTAAGCGAAAGCCAGTTGCAAGAATCTATTCGTCTGACTTTAAACTCTCACAAACCAAGTTCAGATGTTTGGTTGTTCGCTTACGGCTCCTTAATCTGGAATCCTGTATTTAAATTTACCGAGCGGCGAGTAGGAACAGTTTACGGTTGGCATCGCCGTTTTTGTTTGCGGGCACCTGTAGGAAGAGGTACTCCAGAAAATCCGGGTTTGGTATTGGGTTTAGATTGCGGGGGTAGTTGTCGTGGTGTTGTTTATCGCATTGCCGAGAAAGATGTAAGTTCAGAATTATCGCTGTTATGGCGGCGAGAAATGGTAATCGGCTCCTATATTCCTAAATGGGTAAAGGTAGTTGATGGAAGCAACGAAGTTTGTGCAATAACATTTGTGATTAACCGTCATCATCCTGATTACGCGGGAAAGATGCCTTTTGAAAGCACGGTTAATATAATTGCCACTGCGGAAGGAGAATTAGGTTCTAGTGCTGAATATTTAATGCAAACCGTCAAAGGTTTAGAAACGGTTGGAATAGAAGATAAGCAGCTGTTACGATTGCGTTCTAGTGTATTGGAGCAGCAACAGAATAATTAG
- a CDS encoding thioredoxin-like domain-containing protein, translated as MPYAQFPIPNFYMSRIRAPELPQNYSWLNTDKPFSLKQLRGRVVILDFWTYCCINCLHVLPDLKYLEQKYKDSVTVIGIHSAKFDHEKETENIRQAILRYDIQHPVLVDRDFRVWQEYAVKAYPTFVVINPQGYIVATLTGEGKREILDEAIAKLIQLHQEKGTIDFQEFDLVLEKDKTPLITPLSFPGKVLATDSKLFIADSGHHRIVVSSLNGEVLHLIGSGKAGLKDGSFEETEFFAPQGMAFDEVDNILYVADTENNAIRKVDFKSQKVETIAGIKESLNSPWDLVKLGNKLFIAMAGCHQIWELDLETNFVKVYAGRGAESCFDSSLSESAFAQPSGITTNGKELYIADSEVSSIRAINLQTQQVKTICGSGDLNAFGDVDGQGFDARLQHCLGIEYTDNFLWVADTYNHKIKFVNPVTGDCRSLLENENNCFSEPSGLSIFENNLYVADTNNHVIKKVSLDILVVETIEFKGLCSPDMCIF; from the coding sequence ATGCCCTATGCCCAATTCCCCATTCCCAATTTCTACATGTCTCGTATTCGCGCACCGGAATTACCGCAAAATTATTCTTGGTTAAATACCGATAAACCTTTTTCGCTAAAACAACTTAGGGGAAGGGTGGTAATTCTTGATTTTTGGACTTATTGCTGTATTAACTGCCTGCACGTTTTACCGGATTTGAAATATCTCGAACAAAAATACAAAGATAGCGTTACGGTTATTGGCATACATTCGGCTAAATTCGATCATGAGAAGGAAACCGAAAATATTCGTCAAGCTATTTTACGTTACGATATTCAACACCCGGTTTTAGTTGACAGGGATTTTCGGGTTTGGCAAGAATATGCTGTCAAGGCTTATCCAACTTTTGTAGTCATTAATCCGCAAGGTTATATAGTCGCAACCTTGACAGGTGAAGGTAAACGTGAAATTTTGGATGAGGCGATCGCTAAGTTAATTCAACTGCATCAAGAAAAGGGCACGATTGATTTTCAAGAGTTTGATTTAGTTTTAGAAAAAGATAAAACACCTTTAATTACACCTTTATCTTTTCCCGGTAAAGTTTTAGCTACCGATTCAAAATTATTCATCGCTGATTCCGGGCATCATCGTATTGTTGTCAGCAGTTTGAATGGGGAAGTTTTACATTTAATTGGTAGCGGTAAAGCTGGTTTAAAAGATGGCAGCTTCGAGGAAACAGAATTTTTTGCACCCCAGGGAATGGCTTTTGATGAAGTAGATAATATTTTGTATGTAGCCGATACAGAAAATAACGCTATACGAAAAGTTGATTTTAAAAGTCAAAAAGTAGAAACTATTGCCGGTATTAAAGAAAGTCTTAATTCTCCTTGGGATTTAGTCAAGTTGGGAAACAAGCTATTTATTGCAATGGCTGGTTGTCATCAAATTTGGGAATTAGATTTAGAAACCAATTTTGTAAAAGTTTACGCTGGTAGAGGTGCGGAATCTTGCTTTGATAGTTCGCTTTCTGAATCTGCTTTTGCTCAACCTAGCGGTATTACTACTAATGGTAAGGAATTATATATTGCTGATAGTGAAGTTAGTTCAATTCGCGCTATTAATTTACAAACACAGCAAGTAAAAACTATTTGCGGAAGTGGGGATTTAAATGCTTTTGGTGATGTTGATGGACAAGGTTTTGATGCGAGATTGCAGCATTGTTTGGGAATAGAATATACGGATAATTTTTTGTGGGTTGCCGATACGTATAACCATAAAATAAAGTTCGTAAATCCGGTTACGGGTGATTGTAGAAGTTTATTAGAAAATGAAAATAACTGTTTTTCTGAGCCTTCTGGATTAAGTATTTTTGAAAATAATCTGTATGTAGCAGATACAAATAATCATGTAATTAAAAAAGTTAGTTTAGATATTTTGGTTGTGGAGACTATAGAATTTAAAGGTTTGTGTTCTCCAGATATGTGTATTTTTTAA
- a CDS encoding Ppx/GppA phosphatase family protein — protein sequence MVNSTMITAENVPIPNFEPERIVAAIDLGTNSVHMVIVRIEPSLPSFSIVGTEKETVRLGDRDVETGNLKPKIMERTIIALERFQEIARTLNAQAIIAVATSAVREAPNGRDFLYRINQELNLDVDLISGQEEARRIYLGVLSGMEFNNEPHTIIDIGGGSTELILGDSHEERCLNSTKVGAVRLTSELITTDPISDREFNYLKAYARGMLERAVEEVLSNVNFGETIRLVGTSGTIETLANIHAKQVSDSTPSTLNGYSFSLKDLQEMVSNLRKMTNSERAEIPGMSEKRSEVILAGAVILQEAMTLLGVDSITTCERALREGLIVNWMLAHDFIDNRLRFQSTIRQRSVFKIAKKYKVDLRYSERIATLALSLFDQTKGYLHEWGNQERFLLWAASELHNCGHYISHSSHHKHSYYLIRNSGLLGYNETEIEIIANLARYHRKSQPKKKHDNYQNLATKYQRLIVEQLSPMLRLATSLDRRQIGAISKIECDYSKDNKELHLKLFPSNKDDDCAIELWSFSYSKLVFEEQFGVKLVASLETD from the coding sequence ATGGTTAATTCAACGATGATAACAGCAGAAAATGTTCCCATTCCAAACTTTGAACCCGAGCGCATAGTTGCCGCTATCGACTTAGGTACCAACTCGGTACATATGGTTATTGTCAGAATAGAACCATCACTACCATCTTTTAGCATTGTTGGTACAGAAAAAGAAACCGTTAGACTGGGCGATCGCGATGTTGAAACGGGTAATCTCAAGCCCAAAATAATGGAAAGAACAATAATTGCTTTGGAGCGTTTTCAAGAGATTGCTAGAACTTTGAATGCTCAAGCCATAATTGCTGTAGCAACTAGCGCCGTAAGAGAAGCACCTAATGGTAGAGATTTTTTATATCGTATAAACCAAGAATTAAATTTAGATGTTGATTTAATTTCTGGGCAAGAAGAAGCACGGCGGATTTATTTAGGCGTGCTTTCAGGAATGGAGTTTAACAACGAACCACATACAATTATTGATATTGGCGGTGGCTCTACGGAATTAATTTTAGGTGATTCCCATGAAGAACGCTGTTTAAATAGTACCAAAGTTGGTGCTGTTAGATTAACTAGTGAATTAATTACCACCGATCCAATTAGCGATCGCGAGTTTAACTATTTAAAAGCTTATGCCCGAGGAATGCTCGAACGTGCCGTAGAAGAAGTCTTATCAAACGTTAATTTTGGGGAAACAATACGTTTAGTAGGAACTTCTGGGACAATTGAAACCTTAGCGAACATTCATGCCAAACAAGTGTCGGATTCTACTCCTTCGACATTAAATGGTTACAGCTTTAGCTTAAAAGACTTGCAGGAAATGGTATCGAATTTGCGGAAAATGACTAATTCCGAAAGAGCAGAGATACCAGGTATGTCAGAGAAGCGGTCAGAAGTTATACTTGCAGGTGCTGTAATACTACAAGAAGCAATGACACTTTTGGGTGTAGACTCGATAACTACCTGCGAGCGGGCTTTACGAGAAGGATTGATTGTAAACTGGATGTTAGCGCACGATTTTATAGACAATCGTCTTCGCTTTCAAAGTACGATAAGGCAGCGAAGCGTCTTCAAAATCGCCAAGAAATACAAAGTTGATTTGAGATATAGCGAACGGATAGCAACACTAGCTTTATCATTATTCGATCAAACCAAAGGTTATTTACACGAATGGGGTAATCAAGAAAGATTTTTACTATGGGCTGCTTCGGAATTACATAACTGCGGGCATTATATAAGTCATTCTTCCCATCATAAACATTCATATTATCTAATTCGTAATAGCGGATTGCTGGGTTACAACGAAACAGAAATCGAAATTATTGCCAACTTAGCCCGCTATCATCGCAAATCTCAGCCCAAAAAAAAGCATGATAATTATCAAAATTTGGCAACAAAATACCAAAGATTAATTGTAGAACAGTTAAGTCCGATGTTAAGATTAGCTACCTCTTTAGATAGAAGACAAATAGGAGCAATATCTAAAATCGAATGCGATTACAGTAAAGATAATAAAGAATTACATTTAAAGCTGTTTCCCAGTAATAAAGATGATGATTGTGCTATAGAACTTTGGAGTTTTAGTTATAGCAAATTAGTCTTTGAAGAGCAATTCGGTGTTAAGTTAGTGGCTAGTTTGGAGACAGATTGA
- a CDS encoding 4-hydroxybenzoate solanesyltransferase: MVTQSEEKIESSFSKIIRLLRWNKPEGRLILMLPGLWAVFLAAQGKPPLALVGVIILGTLATSALGCVVNDLWDKDIDPEVERTKNRPLASRALSIKVGIVVAIISLFCAAILAFYLNPLSFWLCVAAVPVIVLYPGAKRVFPVPQLVLSIAWGFAVLISWSAVTQNLSQSTWLLWGATVLWTLGFDTVYAMSDREDDKRIGVNSSALFFGNYVALAIGVFFIGTVGLLIWLGIVTNLHIAFWISLVVASVGWAWQYLRLQKTDLPTDAYGEMFRQNVWIGFILLAGMIAESFYS, from the coding sequence ATGGTTACTCAATCAGAAGAGAAAATTGAATCTAGTTTTAGCAAAATAATCCGACTTCTACGATGGAATAAACCGGAAGGAAGATTAATTTTGATGCTTCCAGGCTTATGGGCAGTATTTCTAGCCGCACAAGGAAAACCGCCTTTAGCATTAGTAGGAGTAATTATTTTAGGTACTCTCGCTACAAGTGCTTTAGGATGCGTTGTCAACGATTTGTGGGATAAAGATATAGATCCTGAAGTAGAAAGAACTAAAAATCGCCCTCTGGCTTCTCGGGCATTATCTATAAAAGTTGGGATAGTTGTAGCGATAATATCCTTATTCTGTGCTGCGATTCTTGCTTTTTATCTTAATCCTCTTTCTTTTTGGTTGTGCGTTGCTGCTGTACCGGTAATCGTGCTTTATCCCGGAGCAAAGCGGGTGTTTCCCGTACCCCAGCTAGTGCTTTCTATTGCTTGGGGTTTTGCCGTACTAATTAGTTGGAGTGCAGTTACCCAGAATCTTTCGCAATCAACTTGGCTGCTGTGGGGTGCAACAGTATTGTGGACTTTAGGGTTTGATACAGTTTACGCCATGAGCGATAGAGAAGATGATAAACGCATCGGTGTAAATTCTAGTGCGTTATTTTTTGGTAATTATGTAGCTTTAGCAATCGGCGTATTTTTTATTGGTACTGTTGGCTTACTAATTTGGCTGGGAATAGTTACAAACCTTCATATTGCTTTTTGGATAAGTCTGGTAGTCGCATCTGTTGGCTGGGCATGGCAATACCTACGCCTACAAAAAACAGATTTACCCACAGATGCTTACGGCGAAATGTTCCGACAAAATGTTTGGATTGGCTTCATTCTGCTTGCTGGGATGATAGCTGAAAGTTTTTACAGTTAA